The proteins below come from a single Halobacteriovorax sp. DA5 genomic window:
- a CDS encoding transposase: protein MPKKKLIRQGEFPYHVTTRNNNKDWFSIPMHEVWDICKESLIYALEKEKVEINCFVLMSNHYHLLLTTPDENIDRFMMHFNWRISYLISKKTDRINHKFSNRYKWSIVANQSYLYNVYRYIYQNPIRAGISEACIDYPYTSLHFTSFEAQLFKYRPHINYTGAKQLIERKYDTDFDNCIRNSLKKSYFTPKHNISALYLKRLKGIKIGM from the coding sequence ATGCCTAAGAAAAAATTAATCCGACAAGGAGAATTCCCCTACCACGTTACAACTCGTAACAATAACAAAGACTGGTTTAGCATACCTATGCATGAAGTTTGGGATATTTGTAAAGAGTCTCTAATTTATGCTCTAGAGAAAGAAAAAGTCGAAATAAACTGTTTTGTTCTTATGTCAAATCACTATCATTTACTTCTGACTACTCCTGATGAAAATATCGATCGTTTTATGATGCATTTCAATTGGAGAATTAGTTATTTAATTTCTAAAAAGACAGATAGAATTAATCACAAATTTAGCAATCGCTATAAATGGTCAATCGTGGCAAATCAAAGTTATCTCTATAATGTTTATCGCTATATTTACCAAAATCCGATACGTGCAGGAATCTCTGAAGCTTGCATTGATTATCCTTACACATCACTACATTTTACTAGTTTTGAAGCACAGCTATTTAAATATCGGCCTCATATAAATTATACTGGAGCTAAACAACTTATAGAAAGGAAGTACGATACTGACTTTGATAATTGTATCAGGAATTCCTTAAAGAAAAGCTACTTTACTCCAAAACATAATATATCTGCACTTTATCTAAAAAGATTAAAAGGCATTAAGATTGGAATGTAA
- a CDS encoding GNAT family N-acetyltransferase, whose product MNRKLLDLLYDNSALVKFCKSKDIPVPKKYTSTRKNDIRESLSDISKFTRHDEKKNKYLYQFFASNDIGLRIIKVDVQIAPKWSVLETRDMVEDVFKNVKRIKRAHFYVPVKSQIYNQLLELGGRSRGEELLASVDDGLKYLSKYEFDKNVKVVKLNKELRDEVVDIEYLAHKFSATSRCENFPRKMFLGFVDGLIKYDVDALVAVEDGKAIGFIVPSITRTKIGHIMSISVHPEAQGRGVSKLLYYEALKYFKKKKVSIYAGVSSTNEVLGFSKKLKRRAMYAYLELVRK is encoded by the coding sequence ATGAATAGAAAGCTCCTTGATTTGTTATATGATAATTCTGCTCTCGTGAAATTTTGCAAAAGCAAGGACATCCCTGTACCAAAAAAATACACTTCAACTCGTAAAAATGATATTAGAGAGAGTTTAAGTGATATTTCTAAATTCACACGTCATGATGAGAAGAAAAATAAATACCTTTATCAGTTCTTTGCTTCAAATGATATAGGTCTTAGAATAATAAAAGTTGATGTTCAAATTGCTCCAAAATGGTCTGTACTTGAAACTAGAGACATGGTCGAGGATGTGTTTAAAAATGTTAAACGCATTAAAAGAGCACACTTCTATGTTCCAGTAAAGTCACAAATATATAATCAATTGCTCGAGTTAGGCGGCCGAAGCCGTGGAGAGGAGCTTCTGGCAAGTGTTGATGATGGCCTAAAGTACCTTTCAAAATATGAGTTTGATAAGAATGTTAAAGTCGTAAAACTCAATAAAGAATTAAGAGATGAGGTTGTCGATATTGAGTACCTTGCTCACAAGTTTAGTGCAACTTCACGCTGTGAGAATTTTCCCCGTAAGATGTTTTTGGGTTTTGTGGATGGTCTTATTAAGTATGATGTGGATGCGTTAGTTGCTGTTGAGGACGGGAAGGCAATTGGTTTCATCGTTCCAAGTATTACAAGAACTAAGATAGGTCATATAATGTCAATTTCAGTTCATCCGGAGGCTCAAGGCCGTGGTGTTTCGAAACTGCTATACTATGAAGCATTGAAATATTTTAAGAAAAAGAAAGTTTCGATTTATGCGGGGGTCTCTTCAACCAACGAGGTTCTTGGTTTTTCGAAGAAGCTCAAGCGAAGAGCAATGTATGCATATCTTGAATTAGTGCGAAAATAA
- a CDS encoding RimK family protein: MEKLVVIVDRLKDWQPYFPTDQVITAKDYLSKEEYQQLKNLRVLNLCNSSKYLSLGYYTSLIAEARGHKVMPTVKTINDLCKKKHYTYDLDELQSLAQEVATKYIDNKEEVRSIAFRVFFGETKEKLFRNIGKVIFNNYPVPIFEVRLAFNKIWKINSIVPVHISDLSETQETFFADHLEKFNNRIWRLPNARKQYKYDLAILVDDKEKLPPSNPEAIKKFIEIGNKNGLYVETISKYDLARINEFDALFIRTTTSLVNPTYAFAKTAVDEGLIVIDDPNAILKCTNKIYLHNLFKKNGINTIKSEIVSDYNEATLNLLVETLKLPMVLKIPDGSFSIGVTKVETREELKEGLKDFLHKSALILVQEFLYTDFDWRIGVINKKPFYACKYFMSKEHWQIYNHASGEEDSSGDSLCLAIEDVPQYVIDTATKACAKIGDGLFGVDIKDDGKKAYVVEVNDNPNLDFGVEDELIGDELYEIVIKHFIHKIEETKNLH, from the coding sequence ATGGAAAAACTTGTTGTCATCGTTGACCGTCTAAAAGATTGGCAACCCTACTTCCCAACTGACCAGGTCATTACGGCCAAGGACTACTTATCAAAAGAAGAGTACCAACAACTTAAAAACTTAAGAGTTTTAAACCTTTGTAACTCTTCCAAGTACTTATCTCTTGGTTACTATACTTCCCTTATTGCCGAGGCACGAGGCCATAAGGTTATGCCAACGGTAAAGACTATTAATGATCTTTGTAAGAAGAAGCACTACACTTATGATCTCGACGAACTACAAAGTTTGGCACAAGAGGTGGCAACGAAGTATATCGACAATAAAGAGGAAGTTCGCTCAATTGCTTTTCGAGTCTTCTTTGGTGAAACCAAAGAGAAGCTCTTTAGGAATATTGGTAAGGTAATTTTTAATAACTACCCTGTCCCTATTTTTGAAGTACGCTTGGCCTTTAATAAGATTTGGAAGATTAACTCAATCGTACCTGTTCATATTTCTGATCTCAGTGAAACACAAGAGACATTCTTCGCTGACCATCTAGAGAAATTTAACAATCGTATTTGGCGTCTTCCAAATGCGAGGAAGCAATACAAATATGATTTAGCAATCCTAGTGGATGATAAAGAGAAGCTTCCTCCTAGTAACCCAGAAGCAATCAAGAAGTTCATCGAGATTGGTAATAAGAATGGACTCTATGTTGAAACAATTTCTAAGTACGACCTTGCACGAATCAACGAATTTGATGCTCTTTTTATTCGTACAACAACATCTCTAGTAAATCCTACCTATGCATTTGCAAAAACTGCTGTTGATGAAGGACTTATTGTCATTGATGATCCAAATGCTATTTTGAAGTGTACGAATAAGATCTATCTACACAACCTCTTTAAGAAGAATGGCATAAATACGATTAAGAGTGAAATTGTTAGTGACTACAACGAAGCAACACTTAACCTTCTTGTTGAAACGCTGAAGTTACCGATGGTTTTAAAGATTCCAGATGGAAGTTTTTCAATTGGTGTGACAAAAGTAGAAACTAGAGAGGAATTAAAAGAAGGCCTAAAAGACTTTCTACATAAGTCAGCTCTTATTTTAGTTCAAGAGTTCCTTTATACAGATTTTGACTGGCGAATTGGAGTGATTAACAAAAAGCCTTTCTATGCTTGTAAGTACTTTATGAGTAAGGAACATTGGCAGATCTATAATCACGCAAGTGGTGAAGAAGATAGCTCAGGAGATTCGCTGTGCTTAGCGATCGAGGATGTTCCACAATATGTAATCGATACTGCGACAAAGGCCTGTGCAAAAATTGGTGATGGACTCTTTGGTGTCGATATTAAAGATGACGGAAAGAAAGCTTATGTCGTTGAGGTCAACGATAATCCAAACCTCGATTTTGGAGTTGAAGACGAATTAATTGGCGACGAGCTTTATGAAATTGTTATCAAGCATTTCATCCATAAAATTGAAGAAACTAAGAATCTTCACTAG
- a CDS encoding response regulator transcription factor: MTAREAEVLDLVFLGYTNKEIANALSISEKTIEYHMSSIFKKTQASKRTEAVTNALKFRWLVAS, encoded by the coding sequence TTGACTGCAAGAGAAGCTGAAGTACTAGATTTGGTCTTTCTTGGTTACACGAATAAAGAGATCGCCAATGCTCTTTCTATATCTGAAAAGACTATTGAATACCATATGAGCTCTATTTTCAAAAAGACTCAAGCAAGTAAGCGTACAGAGGCCGTCACTAATGCACTTAAATTCAGGTGGTTAGTAGCCTCCTAG
- a CDS encoding ATPase, T2SS/T4P/T4SS family — protein sequence MNDQLEAVLGNLYKLVCDESIDEVSIGAYHDVSVKKNDSWHPVQCFNSKDEYESVINALKDRFSITKDQVSFSRYITEVLTVSVVLSPISIKGPSLKLTKLPKKILSLEDYVSLNALTEKGKDIITEIVGSNKGILCAGDFGSGKTTLYNTILNLLPKEKTLVSIETTPSIVFYRNLVTRLMPRGKDADSITEVMSAAEESRGDYITLSYLDERLSYPYIDLVRNNSVGVACAGGSGPVNVIDRLIRQSVVSSYGYNLEEAALVVSEVFKYIIFQEKESGSERRFISSIHEIAFEKGEIKLKPLYAS from the coding sequence ATGAACGATCAATTAGAAGCAGTACTTGGAAATTTATATAAATTAGTATGTGACGAATCTATTGATGAAGTTAGCATTGGTGCTTATCACGATGTATCAGTTAAAAAAAATGATAGCTGGCACCCTGTACAATGCTTCAATAGTAAAGACGAGTATGAAAGTGTCATCAACGCACTTAAAGATCGTTTTAGTATAACTAAAGATCAAGTGTCCTTCTCTAGGTATATAACAGAAGTTCTAACTGTTTCAGTTGTTCTTTCTCCGATATCGATTAAAGGCCCTTCGCTTAAATTAACAAAACTTCCTAAGAAAATTTTATCTCTTGAGGATTATGTCTCTTTAAATGCGCTTACAGAAAAAGGAAAAGATATTATTACAGAAATTGTTGGATCAAATAAAGGTATTCTTTGTGCAGGAGACTTTGGTTCAGGCAAGACAACTCTTTATAATACGATTCTAAATCTCTTACCAAAAGAGAAGACACTCGTTTCTATCGAAACAACGCCATCGATAGTTTTTTATCGAAATTTAGTCACAAGACTTATGCCACGTGGAAAAGATGCTGATTCTATTACCGAGGTCATGAGTGCAGCGGAAGAATCTAGAGGTGACTACATTACACTTAGCTACTTAGATGAAAGATTGAGTTATCCATATATTGATCTTGTTAGAAATAATTCTGTTGGAGTTGCTTGTGCTGGAGGTAGTGGTCCTGTTAATGTAATTGATCGTTTGATCAGACAGTCTGTTGTTTCTTCATATGGATATAACTTAGAAGAAGCTGCTTTGGTAGTTTCTGAGGTTTTCAAATATATCATCTTTCAAGAAAAGGAATCAGGAAGTGAGCGACGATTTATTTCTTCAATTCATGAGATAGCATTTGAAAAAGGTGAAATAAAACTTAAGCCTCTTTATGCCTCCTAA
- a CDS encoding YkgJ family cysteine cluster protein produces MNLNKEISKHIESIFEESAKTFSSYQLTKELPCLSGCGACCLSQEISASTSEMLPSAFRLLNDEGIERVEELLEELEGTPSKTCVFYHRNSEDGTKGYCMNYSTRPAVCRSFGVAAYRDKNGGKTMSICKRLKEAYPEEVKKLDPNEAPVIGDFAKQIYLLGQSSDAKLMHINEALYEALKKVWLGHTYDSSEDS; encoded by the coding sequence GTGAATTTAAATAAAGAGATCTCTAAGCATATCGAATCAATCTTTGAAGAGTCTGCAAAGACTTTCTCTAGCTATCAATTGACCAAGGAACTACCTTGCCTTAGTGGGTGTGGAGCATGTTGCTTGAGTCAGGAAATATCTGCTTCAACTTCAGAAATGTTACCTAGTGCATTCCGTCTACTTAATGACGAGGGAATTGAGAGAGTTGAAGAGTTGTTAGAAGAACTTGAAGGGACTCCTTCTAAAACTTGTGTCTTCTACCATCGTAACTCTGAAGATGGGACTAAAGGTTATTGTATGAATTATTCAACAAGGCCGGCAGTCTGTCGCTCATTTGGTGTTGCTGCTTACCGTGACAAGAACGGGGGCAAAACAATGAGTATATGTAAGCGCTTAAAAGAAGCGTATCCTGAGGAAGTAAAGAAGTTAGACCCAAACGAAGCACCTGTAATAGGTGACTTTGCTAAGCAAATATATCTCTTGGGACAAAGTTCAGATGCTAAGTTAATGCATATTAATGAAGCGCTTTATGAAGCTTTAAAGAAAGTGTGGCTAGGCCACACTTATGATTCTAGTGAAGATTCTTAG
- a CDS encoding family 14 glycosylhydrolase gives MKIIITTLFLSLTTYAKVFNVMAPLLVGDPNNLNSDYSKYQIEDFKRQLHEIKALGATGVSTDIWWGLVEKNDNQFDWQYYQLLSDLIIQAGLKWVPILSFHQCGGNVGDTCNVPIPNWLWKKYGQDAMSKSEQGNYSKEFLSVWTTKNAIGEFYDVMHSFNYHFGHKMNQIYEINISLGPAGELRYPSYNSHDYGTGYPTRGAIQAYSNPAIESFQNAIKEKYKSVNALNNAWGFGLQNFTQVFPPNPNFFFSNNEQYTQYGKDFYQWYSNSLKQHGKRILSAAIDVFRMHSHIQLGFKVPGIHWRVAPGGDRLAELNAGLISTDNDIYSDNTGHGYNRIIGLVNELRAEKNFYNINFHFTCLEMDNFDGPTHAQSYAKALVFWVAQEANRQGVRILGENALAGTLYSQRAWDNIADALYFGNYDGVTFLRMGTILSSGLARDNFYRLTHPH, from the coding sequence ATGAAAATCATAATCACTACCCTATTTCTAAGTCTTACGACGTATGCAAAAGTTTTTAATGTTATGGCACCTCTACTTGTAGGTGATCCAAATAATTTAAACTCTGATTATTCCAAATATCAAATTGAAGACTTTAAAAGACAGTTACATGAAATAAAGGCCCTGGGGGCAACAGGTGTCAGTACAGATATTTGGTGGGGATTAGTTGAAAAAAATGATAACCAATTTGATTGGCAATACTATCAGCTCTTAAGTGATTTAATTATTCAAGCAGGTCTAAAGTGGGTTCCAATTCTTTCATTCCATCAATGTGGTGGTAATGTTGGAGATACATGTAACGTCCCTATTCCAAATTGGCTTTGGAAAAAATACGGACAAGATGCCATGTCAAAATCAGAGCAAGGTAATTACTCAAAAGAATTTCTATCTGTGTGGACAACTAAAAATGCCATCGGAGAATTTTACGATGTCATGCACTCGTTTAATTATCACTTTGGTCACAAGATGAATCAAATTTATGAAATTAATATTAGCCTTGGCCCTGCAGGAGAGCTTCGTTACCCTTCTTATAACTCCCACGATTATGGCACAGGATATCCGACAAGAGGAGCAATTCAAGCCTACTCAAATCCAGCAATTGAAAGCTTTCAAAATGCAATAAAAGAAAAATATAAGAGTGTTAATGCCTTAAATAATGCGTGGGGTTTTGGATTACAAAACTTCACACAAGTTTTCCCACCAAATCCGAATTTCTTTTTTTCAAATAACGAACAGTATACTCAATATGGGAAGGATTTTTATCAGTGGTATTCTAATAGCTTAAAACAGCATGGAAAGCGCATACTATCTGCGGCCATTGACGTCTTTAGAATGCACTCACATATTCAACTAGGTTTTAAAGTACCAGGAATCCACTGGCGTGTGGCACCTGGAGGGGATCGCTTAGCAGAGTTAAACGCAGGCTTAATCTCTACAGATAATGATATTTATAGCGATAATACAGGTCATGGCTATAACCGTATCATTGGTCTTGTTAACGAACTTAGGGCCGAGAAGAATTTTTACAATATCAACTTTCACTTCACTTGCTTGGAGATGGATAATTTTGATGGACCTACACATGCCCAAAGTTATGCTAAGGCCCTTGTGTTTTGGGTTGCTCAAGAAGCAAATCGACAAGGAGTAAGGATTCTCGGGGAGAATGCATTGGCAGGGACTTTATACTCGCAAAGAGCATGGGATAATATCGCCGATGCCCTTTACTTTGGAAATTATGATGGTGTTACATTTCTTAGAATGGGAACAATTTTAAGCAGTGGACTAGCAAGAGACAACTTCTATCGCCTTACTCATCCACACTAA
- a CDS encoding BtpA/SgcQ family protein, with amino-acid sequence MLDFKAKPIIAVIYLRPLLGYPSHPGLNKVIDYALEDLEVLRKCGVDAALLENEHDRPYTVEASKEVIASMSVVANIVQRQAGNYPIGSEFLINDPEASLAIAKAGGNSFIRTDYFVDHMAREEYGGEMKIDPQGLLDYRKKIAADDIQLLTDIQVKYATMLEEKSLAQSAREAYEYKSAAAVVSGRETGIAPSVSEIMEAKEGAPDLPIIIGSGLSHNNLDELYPALDGAIVGSALMTDTRMDYEKIAPFMDIVRRLRQ; translated from the coding sequence ATGCTAGACTTTAAGGCAAAACCAATAATTGCAGTTATTTACCTTCGCCCTCTACTTGGCTACCCGAGTCATCCTGGGTTAAATAAAGTCATCGACTATGCTCTAGAAGATCTTGAAGTCTTAAGAAAGTGTGGAGTTGATGCTGCCCTTTTAGAAAATGAGCATGACAGACCTTATACTGTTGAGGCTTCAAAAGAAGTCATCGCAAGCATGAGTGTTGTGGCCAACATTGTTCAAAGACAAGCAGGTAACTATCCTATAGGCTCAGAGTTTTTAATCAATGATCCAGAAGCTTCACTTGCTATTGCTAAGGCCGGTGGAAACTCATTTATTCGTACAGACTACTTTGTCGATCACATGGCACGAGAAGAATACGGTGGTGAGATGAAAATTGATCCACAAGGCTTACTTGATTATCGAAAAAAGATTGCGGCAGATGACATCCAGCTCTTAACTGATATTCAGGTTAAGTATGCGACGATGTTAGAAGAGAAGTCTCTTGCCCAATCAGCTCGAGAAGCTTATGAATACAAGAGTGCTGCCGCCGTAGTATCTGGGCGCGAAACAGGAATTGCTCCTAGTGTTTCAGAAATTATGGAGGCAAAAGAAGGCGCACCAGATCTTCCAATCATTATTGGTTCTGGCCTTTCTCATAACAATCTAGATGAACTCTATCCTGCTCTTGACGGCGCTATCGTTGGAAGCGCGCTTATGACAGACACTCGTATGGATTATGAAAAGATTGCACCATTTATGGATATCGTAAGAAGGCTTAGACAATAA
- a CDS encoding thermonuclease family protein yields the protein MTKIKLLLLALLQLSIYAISFEGKVLYIHDGDTMTVYSDFLGKKKNIRMLGIDTPEVNFNGNTQGQISLDARDFLRSLVPIGSMVTIDLGRDGDLNTRRLLGTVLYKGQDINYEMLKSGLAVPYFIEPFDKEIMYKYMEISERVFLEEIGLYALDVQLPYEFRMSVQNRVGTNYVGDLKTKILYSPEDGHLVPPYRRLFIRSFERAMQLGYKLFTK from the coding sequence ATGACAAAAATAAAACTTCTACTCCTAGCACTTCTACAATTATCGATCTATGCCATATCCTTTGAAGGTAAGGTCCTCTATATCCATGATGGCGACACCATGACTGTTTATAGTGACTTCCTTGGCAAGAAAAAGAATATCCGCATGCTAGGAATTGATACTCCTGAAGTAAACTTTAATGGTAATACTCAAGGACAAATATCTCTTGATGCTAGAGACTTTCTAAGAAGTCTTGTGCCAATTGGAAGTATGGTAACAATTGATCTTGGAAGAGATGGGGATCTTAATACTCGCCGTCTACTTGGAACAGTCTTGTATAAAGGTCAGGACATAAATTATGAGATGCTAAAATCGGGGCTAGCAGTTCCTTATTTTATCGAACCTTTTGATAAAGAAATCATGTACAAATATATGGAAATTTCTGAAAGAGTCTTTCTCGAAGAAATTGGTCTTTACGCACTAGACGTTCAGCTTCCTTACGAGTTTCGCATGAGTGTTCAAAATCGAGTTGGAACAAATTACGTTGGTGACCTTAAGACGAAAATCCTTTATTCTCCTGAAGATGGCCACCTTGTACCACCTTATCGCAGACTCTTCATCCGTTCTTTTGAAAGAGCAATGCAACTGGGCTACAAATTATTTACAAAGTAG
- a CDS encoding PfkB family carbohydrate kinase: MYTFIGDAGFDVYSTSNEKFLGGCSLNVATHFKRNSNLRASLIYPAASDGQEIISHCQKEDIQAHPLERSGKTPIQFIETLESGEKNFTEYQSGVIEDFALTTQERNMISALEGYIICPLYTQVLPFIDQLIACSPKAKFIFDFHDASEIDIEKYLKHASLAQFGLVNDHPLEDFLYDYVKSHEIEILITRGKDTISKLSKKQIEYYIPIPLETVVDSTGAGDAFLGAYLALNNIEKASQYAKSILSVRGAGTNREFKDL; this comes from the coding sequence ATGTATACCTTCATTGGTGATGCTGGATTTGATGTATATTCAACATCAAACGAAAAATTTCTTGGCGGCTGCTCCTTAAATGTAGCAACCCACTTTAAGAGAAACTCAAATTTAAGAGCAAGCCTTATCTATCCTGCTGCAAGTGATGGTCAAGAGATCATCAGTCATTGCCAAAAAGAAGACATCCAAGCTCATCCACTTGAACGAAGTGGTAAGACACCAATTCAGTTTATCGAAACCCTTGAAAGTGGAGAAAAGAATTTTACAGAATACCAATCAGGCGTAATTGAAGATTTTGCATTAACAACGCAAGAAAGGAACATGATTTCTGCCCTCGAAGGCTACATCATTTGTCCATTATATACTCAGGTCCTTCCGTTTATTGATCAACTTATTGCTTGTTCACCTAAAGCGAAATTCATTTTCGATTTCCACGATGCTAGTGAAATTGATATTGAAAAATATCTAAAACATGCAAGTCTCGCTCAGTTCGGCTTAGTTAATGACCATCCTCTCGAAGACTTTCTCTATGACTATGTAAAGAGTCACGAGATTGAAATTTTGATAACAAGAGGAAAAGATACGATTAGCAAGTTATCAAAAAAACAGATTGAATACTACATCCCAATCCCATTAGAAACAGTGGTCGACTCGACCGGAGCTGGCGACGCATTCCTAGGCGCATACCTCGCCCTCAACAATATCGAAAAAGCATCTCAATATGCAAAATCTATTTTATCTGTGAGGGGCGCGGGTACCAATCGAGAATTCAAAGACTTATAG
- a CDS encoding trypsin-like serine protease → MRNIPLCIALLISLTSCSQRAMEVKTQANAIIGGESLAIQAEELKYTVAITKENDLAKSFCTGSLISKNHIITAAHCLIGSSFKNMQVAFVSNSTKFINIKEVHLAQDTLLRMHNLESVRGDFGHNFDIAILELEEEAPQSAEVIEILDPLESDKVLNRKIKLTGFGQDANGVVGRAKKVEVRAMDIRRNLLERSILLYEDDNGACRGDSGGPATVMIDDKTYLVGATQGYAKAAFDGVEDLDCSSGKGMYTFLPDYKAWIESVINKTEYNPSDFDYHPFEFAQNERENSSELECDNLSSLSIARWQGLYTYASRVIGNFKCDSMNAWFSKTISYSEKPSSKAEFIQGKWRIVGNYYFLRFFSNLEEVTIDQSMRITRRDQMVLGVSSNVIYLNNYYHDFVIGDSVRKLSLSGGKLSSENYKALDDRADFLLKKVSVDE, encoded by the coding sequence ATGAGAAATATTCCTTTATGTATTGCCCTGTTAATTTCACTTACTTCTTGTTCCCAAAGAGCGATGGAAGTTAAAACACAAGCGAATGCCATTATTGGTGGAGAGTCCCTAGCGATTCAAGCAGAGGAACTCAAATATACGGTTGCTATAACTAAAGAAAATGATCTGGCTAAGTCATTTTGTACGGGAAGCCTCATTTCCAAGAATCACATTATTACTGCTGCCCATTGTTTGATTGGCTCTTCTTTTAAGAATATGCAAGTTGCCTTTGTTTCTAACAGTACTAAATTTATTAATATCAAAGAAGTCCACTTGGCACAGGATACTTTGCTAAGAATGCATAACCTTGAATCAGTAAGAGGAGACTTTGGGCATAACTTTGATATCGCTATTCTTGAATTGGAAGAAGAAGCTCCACAGAGTGCTGAAGTTATAGAAATTCTTGATCCTTTGGAAAGTGATAAGGTTTTAAATAGAAAGATTAAGCTTACTGGCTTTGGTCAAGATGCTAATGGAGTTGTTGGTAGGGCCAAGAAGGTTGAAGTAAGAGCAATGGATATAAGGCGCAATCTTTTAGAGCGTTCAATTCTACTTTATGAAGACGACAACGGAGCTTGTCGTGGTGACTCTGGTGGTCCTGCCACGGTTATGATTGATGATAAAACTTACTTAGTTGGGGCGACTCAAGGGTATGCTAAAGCAGCTTTTGATGGTGTTGAGGATCTCGATTGCTCTTCAGGAAAGGGGATGTATACATTCTTACCAGACTATAAGGCATGGATTGAAAGTGTCATTAATAAAACAGAATATAACCCTTCTGATTTTGATTATCATCCATTTGAGTTTGCACAAAATGAAAGAGAAAACTCATCTGAATTAGAATGTGACAATTTAAGCTCTTTAAGCATTGCTCGTTGGCAGGGACTTTATACGTATGCCTCTCGAGTTATCGGTAATTTTAAATGTGATTCGATGAATGCTTGGTTCTCTAAAACAATTTCATATTCGGAGAAGCCTAGTAGTAAGGCGGAATTTATTCAAGGAAAATGGAGGATTGTTGGAAATTATTATTTCTTAAGATTCTTTTCTAACTTAGAAGAGGTAACAATAGATCAGTCTATGCGTATTACAAGGCGAGATCAAATGGTTTTAGGTGTAAGCTCAAATGTGATCTATTTAAATAATTACTATCATGACTTTGTGATCGGAGATAGTGTAAGAAAGCTTTCTCTTTCTGGAGGGAAGCTTTCAAGCGAAAATTACAAAGCCTTGGACGATAGAGCAGACTTTCTACTTAAAAAAGTTAGTGTGGATGAGTAA